A stretch of Candidatus Krumholzibacteriota bacterium DNA encodes these proteins:
- a CDS encoding elongation factor Tu: AMEQELRFAIREGGRTVGAGVVTNIIE; this comes from the coding sequence CGCGATGGAGCAGGAGCTGCGGTTCGCGATCCGCGAGGGCGGACGTACCGTCGGCGCCGGCGTCGTGACCAATATCATCGAGTAA
- the rpsJ gene encoding 30S ribosomal protein S10, with protein MDGQRIRIKLKAYEHSMLDRSAEEIVRTARRTGAEVSGPIPLPTRRSVYTVLRSPHVNKKSREQFEIRVHKRLIWITNVTPKAVDALQKLDLPAGVDIEIRV; from the coding sequence GTGGATGGTCAGAGAATACGGATCAAGCTGAAGGCGTACGAGCATTCGATGCTCGACCGCAGCGCCGAGGAGATCGTCAGGACGGCGCGGAGGACGGGTGCTGAAGTCTCGGGTCCGATCCCGCTTCCCACGAGGCGTTCGGTCTACACGGTGCTCCGCTCGCCGCACGTGAACAAGAAGTCGCGCGAGCAGTTCGAGATCCGGGTGCACAAGCGCCTTATCTGGATCACGAACGTAACGCCCAAGGCGGTCGATGCGTTGCAGAAACTCGACCTGCCCGCCGGGGTCGACATCGAGATCAGAGTCTGA
- the rplC gene encoding 50S ribosomal protein L3, whose amino-acid sequence MMVGLIGRKIGMTQVFDENGTSIPVSVIQAGPCPVVQVKTVENDGYAAVQLAFDEIDPSRANLPTIGHFKKADLPPYRHVQEFRVEDASVFHAGQLLDVGLFAGIHRVDVSGLTKGKGFQGVIKRHGFHGGRKTHGSNSHRVPGSIGMAAYPGKVLKGQRLPGRTGHEQVHVSNLVVVDVDVENNLLLVRGGVPGSRNTILRLTATPRSEG is encoded by the coding sequence ATCATGGTTGGGTTGATCGGCAGGAAGATTGGGATGACGCAGGTCTTCGACGAGAACGGGACATCGATCCCCGTATCCGTCATCCAGGCCGGCCCGTGCCCCGTCGTCCAGGTCAAGACCGTCGAGAATGACGGGTATGCCGCCGTGCAGCTGGCGTTCGATGAGATCGACCCGAGTCGGGCCAACCTGCCGACGATCGGTCATTTCAAGAAGGCCGACCTGCCGCCGTACCGGCATGTCCAGGAGTTCAGGGTGGAGGACGCGAGCGTCTTCCACGCGGGACAGCTTCTCGACGTGGGGCTCTTCGCGGGCATTCACCGCGTTGACGTTTCCGGTCTGACGAAGGGCAAGGGGTTCCAGGGCGTCATCAAGCGGCACGGGTTCCACGGAGGCAGGAAGACCCACGGGTCGAATTCGCACCGGGTTCCCGGCTCGATCGGCATGGCCGCCTACCCCGGCAAGGTCCTGAAGGGGCAGCGGCTTCCCGGGCGGACCGGGCACGAGCAGGTTCACGTCAGCAATCTCGTCGTCGTCGACGTCGATGTCGAGAACAACCTCCTCCTCGTGCGGGGGGGCGTTCCGGGCTCGAGAAACACCATCCTGCGACTTACGGCGACGCCCCGGAGCGAGGGCTAG